One window of the Salmo trutta chromosome 35, fSalTru1.1, whole genome shotgun sequence genome contains the following:
- the LOC115174805 gene encoding sterile alpha motif domain-containing protein 12 has translation MSLPKRVSLWTVVDVFDWVKEQYPYQKSVFQLAIFKHDISGRALLRMGEHQLERMGVEVEHLQEILLDILLLRVQEELENLNDIFSECFSS, from the exons ATGAGCCTTCCCAAAAGGGTCTCCCTCTGGACCGTGGTGGATGTGTTTGACTGGGTCAAGGAGCAGTACCCCTACCAAAAGAGTGTCTTCCAACTAGCCATCTTCAAGCATGACATATCTG GCCGAGCTCTGCTGAGGATGGGTGAACACCAGTTGGAGAGgatgggggtggaggtggagcaTCTTCAGGAGATCCTACTGGACATTCTTCTCCTCAGGGTCCAGGAGGAACTTGAGAACCTTAATGACATCTTCTCTG AGTGTTTCTCTTCATGA